GGAGGCCCGCCTTGAGCAGGGTCAGAAAGCCCTGATTGAAGACAAGGAAGTCGCTGCCCGAGACCCGGCTCCTGAAGCCAGACATGGAGAAGCCCCCTGAGCGCACCTCCAAAGGGATGAGGCCTTCCTCTTCGAGCCTGCTCCTGGCCTCCTCAATATTAGCGGCCTCGACCTCCTTAAGAAAGACCCTGCCGTCCATAGTGCCTGTCTTCACCTTGAACCTTGCCATCCGGGATACCGCTTATGGTCTCTTATTTTTAGGTTCCTGCGGCACAAAAACAAATTGCCATTCGTTATAGAAATACCTGTTTTCGAAGCCTTTAAGCTCGGGCGGGAATCCTTGCTTCTTTATGGGTTCCGCTTGGCTCGAGCTCCTTACCCCCATGATGCCGCCGTCAGGGGCCCTTATGACCTCCCAGTCCGCCTCGCCCGTCATTGGGTCATGGTAGATTTTCCTAAGATGGCGCTTTGTTACGGGGTATCTCGGGTCGTTGGCGAGGTCGTCGATGCTCCTGGGATACGTCTTCGCCCCGGGACTCTCGGAATAATACTTCCCTATCGCCCTCCTTATCTCCATCCCCCTGAAGATAAGCTCCTCTTCCTTTTCCCGCCGGACTTCGAAACTCCAGTATTTTCCGGCGGTCCCGGCCGCAAGCCCCATTAAAGTTACCAAAAAAAGAAGGGACAGGTACGTAAACCCGCCGTTTCCGCCGCCCGTCCTACCATTCATTGTAGGGGACCCCGTTTGTCCCTATGGCATTGCTCCCGCTTCTTACGTCATAGACACCCGGCTCTCCTTCTGCGTTCACTTCTATCCAGGTCCCGTCCGAGCCGGTAAAAGGGTCAACCGGAACGGCGCGTATATATTTCTTTTCGGGAAGGACGGTAAGCGCATCGGGGTACGCGGCGTTGTCCGCGTAGTATTTGTCTATGGCGTCCCGCATCTTATAGAGGTTCTCCAAAAGAGCGGCCTCCCTGGCCTTAACCACAGAGTTCCTATATAGCGGCACGGCAATGCCTGCCAGGATGCCCACAAGCGTCAGGACTATCAGGACCTCGACGAGGGTAAATCCGCGCTTACCAGTCACGGTAGTAAGTGCCGTCGATTGCCTGTCCTTCGCTCTTGGAATACACATCGAAAACGTCATCGCCCTCTTCAGGTTCATCCGGCGGGCTCTGGTAGCTCCTGAGACCCCAGGTCTCTTCCGGCCCGATATCCTTGTCCTCGGCCATTGGG
This sequence is a window from Deltaproteobacteria bacterium. Protein-coding genes within it:
- a CDS encoding prepilin-type N-terminal cleavage/methylation domain-containing protein codes for the protein MCIPRAKDRQSTALTTVTGKRGFTLVEVLIVLTLVGILAGIAVPLYRNSVVKAREAALLENLYKMRDAIDKYYADNAAYPDALTVLPEKKYIRAVPVDPFTGSDGTWIEVNAEGEPGVYDVRSGSNAIGTNGVPYNEW
- a CDS encoding type II secretion system protein, coding for MNGRTGGGNGGFTYLSLLFLVTLMGLAAGTAGKYWSFEVRREKEEELIFRGMEIRRAIGKYYSESPGAKTYPRSIDDLANDPRYPVTKRHLRKIYHDPMTGEADWEVIRAPDGGIMGVRSSSQAEPIKKQGFPPELKGFENRYFYNEWQFVFVPQEPKNKRP